Proteins co-encoded in one Odontesthes bonariensis isolate fOdoBon6 chromosome 24, fOdoBon6.hap1, whole genome shotgun sequence genomic window:
- the hlx1 gene encoding H2.0-like homeobox protein isoform X2: MYTAGLNPFYASNFSLWSAYCAGGFAVDTMKKPSFCIADILQAGDAENIPGSSALMVHMGHHHHRAQQAHSGSSPLRPSPVAPEPSVFGARVSPGSPYHRHGLQLTSVSRTAFNSQQAPPPSSKDLKFGIDRILSTEFDPKCREKSSLRGPYAVLTKDTMPQTYKRKRSWSRAVFSNLQRKGLEKRFEIQKYVTKPDRKQLAAMLGLTDAQVKVWFQNRRMKWRHSKEAQAQKDKEKDEKPDKSPSEAGSREHKEPMESECESEGRTECESDEAEEESADGHLDISEHNKTSVITSGSAQAGTADAAATVTDTADSQVLI, from the exons ATGTACACGGCCGGGCTCAACCCGTTTTACGCATCAAATTTTAGCCTCTGGTCTGCGTACTGCGCCGGGGGTTTCGCTGTGGATACAATGAAGAAGCCGTCGTTTTGTATCGCAGACATTTTGCAGGCTGGGGATGCGGAGAACATCCCGGGCTCGTCCGCCCTCATGGTGCACATGGGACACCACCACCACCGCGCTCAGCAGGCGCACTCCGGCAGCTCGCCGCTGCGCCCTTCTCCCGTCGCGCCGGAACCGTCAGTGTTTGGTGCCAGGGTGAGTCCGGGGTCTCCGTACCACAGACACGGACTACAACTAACCTCAGTCTCCAGGACGGCGTTTAACTCCCAACAAGCACCACCGCCCTCAAGCAAAGACCTCAAATTTGGAATTGATCGGATATTATCAACGGAGTTTGATCCAAAGTGCAGGGAAAAGTCGTCGCTAAGAG GTCCGTACGCCGTCCTCACAAAAGACACAATGCCTCAGACGTACAAGAGGAAAAGGTCATGGTCGAGGGCCGTGTTCTCAAACCTGCAGAGAAAGGGACTCGAGAAGAGATTTGAAATACAGAAGTATGTCACCAAGCCAGACAGAAAGCAGCTGGCCGCAATGCTGGGCCTCACAGATGCTCAG GTGAAAGTATGGTTCCAGAACAGACGCATGAAGTGGAGACACTCTAAAGAGGCACAGGCTCAGAAGGACAAGGAAAAGGACGAGAAGCCGGACAAAAGTCCCTCGGAGGCGGGCAGCAGGGAGCACAAAGAGCCGATGGAGTCCGAGTGTGAGAGCGAGGGCAGGACCGAGTGTGAATCCGACGAGGCCGAGGAGGAAAGCGCTGACGGACATTTGGACATTTCAGAGCACAACAAGACCAGCGTTATTACGAGCGGGAGCGCGCAGGCGGGCACCGCGGACGCGGCGGCCACGGTCACAGACACAGCGGACTCGCAGGTGTTAATATGA
- the hlx1 gene encoding H2.0-like homeobox protein isoform X1, which yields MYTAGLNPFYASNFSLWSAYCAGGFAVDTMKKPSFCIADILQAGDAENIPGSSALMVHMGHHHHRAQQAHSGSSPLRPSPVAPEPSVFGARVSPGSPYHRHGLQLTSVSRTAFNSQQAPPPSSKDLKFGIDRILSTEFDPKCREKSSLRDLTSIVSSNRQSGIHVSVQPPASQYFSSIDPGMSDASSMMSSLGSSSSRHSGQHQFQDTFPGPYAVLTKDTMPQTYKRKRSWSRAVFSNLQRKGLEKRFEIQKYVTKPDRKQLAAMLGLTDAQVKVWFQNRRMKWRHSKEAQAQKDKEKDEKPDKSPSEAGSREHKEPMESECESEGRTECESDEAEEESADGHLDISEHNKTSVITSGSAQAGTADAAATVTDTADSQVLI from the exons ATGTACACGGCCGGGCTCAACCCGTTTTACGCATCAAATTTTAGCCTCTGGTCTGCGTACTGCGCCGGGGGTTTCGCTGTGGATACAATGAAGAAGCCGTCGTTTTGTATCGCAGACATTTTGCAGGCTGGGGATGCGGAGAACATCCCGGGCTCGTCCGCCCTCATGGTGCACATGGGACACCACCACCACCGCGCTCAGCAGGCGCACTCCGGCAGCTCGCCGCTGCGCCCTTCTCCCGTCGCGCCGGAACCGTCAGTGTTTGGTGCCAGGGTGAGTCCGGGGTCTCCGTACCACAGACACGGACTACAACTAACCTCAGTCTCCAGGACGGCGTTTAACTCCCAACAAGCACCACCGCCCTCAAGCAAAGACCTCAAATTTGGAATTGATCGGATATTATCAACGGAGTTTGATCCAAAGTGCAGGGAAAAGTCGTCGCTAAGAG ATCTCACATCCATTGTTAGCTCGAACCGTCAGTCAGGCATCCATGTCTCTGTTCAGCCTCCGGCCAGCCAGTACTTCTCCTCCATAGACCCCGGGATGAGCGACGCGTCCTCCATGATGAGTTCActaggcagcagcagcagcagacatTCAGGCCAGCATCAGTTTCAGGACACCTTCCCAG GTCCGTACGCCGTCCTCACAAAAGACACAATGCCTCAGACGTACAAGAGGAAAAGGTCATGGTCGAGGGCCGTGTTCTCAAACCTGCAGAGAAAGGGACTCGAGAAGAGATTTGAAATACAGAAGTATGTCACCAAGCCAGACAGAAAGCAGCTGGCCGCAATGCTGGGCCTCACAGATGCTCAG GTGAAAGTATGGTTCCAGAACAGACGCATGAAGTGGAGACACTCTAAAGAGGCACAGGCTCAGAAGGACAAGGAAAAGGACGAGAAGCCGGACAAAAGTCCCTCGGAGGCGGGCAGCAGGGAGCACAAAGAGCCGATGGAGTCCGAGTGTGAGAGCGAGGGCAGGACCGAGTGTGAATCCGACGAGGCCGAGGAGGAAAGCGCTGACGGACATTTGGACATTTCAGAGCACAACAAGACCAGCGTTATTACGAGCGGGAGCGCGCAGGCGGGCACCGCGGACGCGGCGGCCACGGTCACAGACACAGCGGACTCGCAGGTGTTAATATGA